GAGGGGAGAGTGCCTATTAACCACCTGCTCTACAAATGATTTAAGGCTGTCCCGGAACTTGTTTACGGTGGTCGAGTCCATCGGCAAGGCTCTTAATTTGTACGGGGTTTCCGTACAGTATAAGAGGCGAGCCCTAACGATGCCATACACAAGGACGTCAAACCAGGGCGAGGGTCAAGCAAGGATCAAGTCTCACATTGCACACCCTGGAGTCGTAATCTAGCCTCTCGCGGAGTTCGCGTGACCGTCAGCCAGGGCGTCATACTTGGGCGAACCTTCGGCCGTCGAGGACCTTCCACCCATGGGAGAGTTGCCCCGACATGGCGAGGGCTTCCCTGGCCGTCGGCGTCGGACTCGAACATTTGCGACGAACCGAGCCGCGAGCTTGTTGGCCGTCGCTACAGATGCGAGCGAGCGCGCGGCCTAGCCTATTGCCGGTCCGTGCCTTCTTGACGCCTGCCGTATCGACGTCCCGTTCTGCAACGTCATATCCACGTCGAATCTCCGATACCGCGCGCTCCGCGCCGACCAGTCCACGAGGCCGCGCATCCAGCGTTTGAGCACGTCCACGTAAGAGACATAGCCTGCTCCGCTCTCGGCGAACTCGTCGCCGAGCAGCCGAGGAAGCTGCCGCTCGACCTCCAGAAAGGCGTCCAGTTCTGCGTCGCACTGGCGCGCTACCGTGCGGACGGCCTCGGCCGCGCTGAGCGCGTGGTCGTGCTGGAGTGTCGAGACGACGTTGCCGAGCCCGTACCTGACATCGCGGCAGAGGCCGGCGAGATCGTTGATCCATATACTGTAGTTTATCGCCAGCCGTTCCATCCGGCGGACGAAGGGATCTGCGAGAAGCGGCCCTGGCGGTATCCGTTTCGCGATCGCCATCAAGTCGAAGCAAGGGGCAACGCCCACGGTCATGTGTCGCACCTGCAAGTAGAGCGGCGTGTTGCAGTTGGCCGCTGTAGTCGGGCCAATCAGACTCTCCCAGTGGGTGCCCATCACGTACTCGCGGAGGTGGTGCGCCATTCGCTCGTACCAGGGATGGAGGTCTCCGTCGCTGACCCGGCGGACGCGTCGCAGAAAATCGCCGAAGGCCACGATGACGGGCGGGTCGTCCTCCGACACCGTCGCTCCGGCCAGAAGTTCGAGGTGCCGGTCGCAGAGCCGCTTTCGGTACGACCGGATGTCCTTTTCCTGAGACACATCGATATCCATGACATCGTCGAACACGAAGAACCAGGTCATGAGATGGGCGGCGGTGACCGCCGCCTCGAGCGGCAGGTCGTAATACTGATACGCCGAGATCAGGTCGAAACGCGTATCGCAGTAGCGCTCGTAGGTTTCGCTGTTCGGCAAAATGTGCAGCTCCCGCGCCCAGGCACGGTGCTGTTCCAGGATCCTTTCGTGTTCTCCGTGCAGCCCGGCGGCCAGGGGACAGCAGATTTCCAGCTCGAATGGTGGTTCGTCATGCAGGCATCCGTACCGGAATAGGACTCTGGCACCGTCCACTCGGATAAAATGATTCTCTGACATCGCCGTATCGTACGCCGGTTTCAACTGCCCCACCTGCGGGGATGACGAACGCGAGACAGGTCTCCTGCTCCGTTCGGTGGAACAACTGGCCGCATTCCCGAGAAGCTGAACTCAAGGGCACCTTGAAAAATTCAAGGTTCCGCGCGGGGCAAGGATGCCCGCCCTCACGGTCGCACAAGCGACTGAAAACGACGCGGCCCGAAGAGATCGACACCGCCCTTCGCGCCGGCCGCGATGATCCGCCCCGCTCCGTGGTGCACGAAAATCCCCCTCGTGCCGCATGGGCCTCGGACGGTGCTGGAAGATAGCCCGCGCACCGCGCGGTTCGAGGAATCGAAACAGAGGGCAGGACGGTCGTTTCCCTGCACGTCCTTGTGTATGTTCAGTATTCGGATTATCACAAGGCGACACATTGACCAGACATCAGAACAGAGCTCACGCACCACCCGTGAAATTCTATAAAATTTTGTTTTTATTAGGCGCTTTTTAAAAAAGATCCGACTGTACAGCGTCGCCTACCCGGACACCGAACGAGTCTCATCGACACAACAGGCATTTGCTTGCCGGGACGGTTGAGAGGCATTCTGCTCGGTTTGAGCGTCGAGTCGTCCTCGCCTTTTCGCGCCGTGCGGACCGCTTCGACCTCGCCCGCTCGGACTGCGAAGGGGCGTGAAGATGCAAGCCCCGGATCTCGTTCGCAAGACCCGAACAAATTACCATCTTGGGTCTCTTGCCGGTCGAACCCGCTTTGCGTCCATCCCTTGCGAGAGCCGATAGGTACAGGTGCAAAAACAACCTCGAAGTTTTTCCGGGGCCTTCTCCCCTCACCCCAACCCCTCTCCCCGCTGGCGAGGGGCCTCCAGGCAAGCTGCGCCAGTTGTTCTTGAACGGTTCCTAACCGCCAACTGCCCCCCGCTAAAATGACCAACCGCCACGATCAGCCCGTCGACCAAGCCCGCCGCGAGCCGAGCCTTCACGCCCCGACAG
This portion of the Thioflavicoccus mobilis 8321 genome encodes:
- a CDS encoding terpene synthase family protein; the protein is MSENHFIRVDGARVLFRYGCLHDEPPFELEICCPLAAGLHGEHERILEQHRAWARELHILPNSETYERYCDTRFDLISAYQYYDLPLEAAVTAAHLMTWFFVFDDVMDIDVSQEKDIRSYRKRLCDRHLELLAGATVSEDDPPVIVAFGDFLRRVRRVSDGDLHPWYERMAHHLREYVMGTHWESLIGPTTAANCNTPLYLQVRHMTVGVAPCFDLMAIAKRIPPGPLLADPFVRRMERLAINYSIWINDLAGLCRDVRYGLGNVVSTLQHDHALSAAEAVRTVARQCDAELDAFLEVERQLPRLLGDEFAESGAGYVSYVDVLKRWMRGLVDWSARSARYRRFDVDMTLQNGTSIRQASRRHGPAIG